The following proteins come from a genomic window of Nautilia profundicola AmH:
- the purC gene encoding phosphoribosylaminoimidazolesuccinocarboxamide synthase, producing the protein MKLLYEGKAKRIYETQNPNEVICEFKDSLTAFNGEKADEESGKGALNCAITTLIFEALEKEGIPTHLIKQIDETKQLVKKVDIILIEVVVRNIVAGSLAKRLGLKEGTKLPFTIVEFYYKNDDLNDPLINDDHAMVLELVKTRKELDLLREYGLKVNKFLSEFFDKVGLTLVDFKIEFGRDENGNIILADEITPDSCRLWDKKTGKKLDKDLFRFNLGNIKEAYTEVLNRLKDVK; encoded by the coding sequence ATGAAACTGTTATATGAAGGTAAAGCAAAAAGAATTTATGAAACTCAAAACCCTAACGAAGTAATTTGTGAATTCAAAGATTCATTAACTGCATTCAACGGTGAAAAAGCGGACGAAGAAAGCGGAAAAGGTGCATTAAACTGCGCTATTACAACATTAATTTTCGAAGCGCTTGAAAAAGAAGGTATCCCTACGCACCTAATCAAACAAATTGACGAAACTAAACAGCTTGTTAAAAAAGTCGATATTATTTTAATTGAAGTAGTAGTAAGAAATATCGTTGCAGGAAGCCTTGCAAAAAGACTCGGACTTAAAGAAGGTACAAAATTACCATTTACAATAGTAGAGTTTTATTATAAAAATGATGATTTAAACGATCCTCTTATCAATGATGACCATGCTATGGTTTTAGAACTTGTAAAGACAAGAAAAGAGTTAGACCTTTTAAGGGAATACGGTCTTAAAGTTAATAAATTTTTAAGCGAATTTTTTGACAAAGTAGGACTTACTTTGGTAGACTTTAAAATTGAATTCGGAAGAGACGAAAACGGAAATATTATATTAGCAGATGAAATTACACCGGATTCATGTAGACTTTGGGATAAAAAAACTGGTAAAAAATTAGATAAAGACCTTTTTAGGTTCAATTTAGGAAATATAAAAGAAGCTTACACTGAAGTATTAAACAGACTAAAGGATGTAAAATGA
- a CDS encoding S41 family peptidase produces MKKLLLALLLITSLFAENQQTRLAAYEKFVKVVNMIEAYYVDEINTTTIINKALKGLLPELDAHSSYLDKKAYKELKVQTSGEFGGLGIVVGMRNGVLTVISPIDDTPAYKAGIKAGDIILKINDKATIDMTLDEAVNLMRGKPGTKITLTIVRKGQKPFEVVITRGIIKIKSVKAKDLENYPEIKYIRISSFDKNVVSKLKSILPKLKKEGKKGIIIDLRNNPGGLLNQATGMLDLFIDKGILVSQKGRVKSENEVYYAHRRGTYKNIPIVVLVNGGSASASEIVSGGLQDHRRAVIVGEKTFGKGSVQAILPVNKDEAIRLTVARYYLPSGRTIQAKGVTPDIIVHPGKVEEENLTEAAIKEANLKAHLKAELNKIDKKKTKKENKNVQKIDGDLQLLTGANILKALIISKGAK; encoded by the coding sequence TTGAAAAAGTTATTATTGGCTTTATTATTAATAACATCATTATTTGCGGAAAATCAACAAACAAGACTCGCTGCATACGAAAAATTCGTAAAAGTAGTAAACATGATAGAAGCATATTATGTTGATGAAATAAATACGACTACTATAATAAATAAAGCATTAAAAGGCTTACTACCTGAACTTGATGCACATTCAAGCTATCTTGATAAAAAAGCATATAAAGAATTAAAGGTACAAACATCGGGAGAGTTCGGTGGACTTGGTATAGTTGTCGGTATGAGAAATGGTGTTTTAACCGTAATTTCACCGATTGACGATACTCCTGCTTATAAAGCTGGAATTAAAGCCGGTGACATTATTTTAAAAATTAATGATAAAGCCACAATTGATATGACACTTGACGAGGCCGTTAATCTTATGAGAGGAAAACCGGGTACTAAAATCACACTTACAATAGTAAGAAAAGGACAAAAACCTTTCGAAGTTGTAATTACAAGAGGTATTATTAAAATCAAATCTGTAAAAGCTAAAGATTTAGAAAACTACCCTGAAATCAAATATATAAGAATTTCTTCATTTGATAAAAATGTTGTAAGTAAATTAAAATCCATTCTTCCAAAATTAAAAAAAGAAGGTAAAAAAGGAATTATTATTGATTTAAGAAACAATCCGGGAGGTTTACTAAACCAAGCTACAGGAATGCTTGATTTGTTTATTGATAAAGGTATTTTAGTTTCTCAAAAAGGTAGAGTAAAAAGCGAAAATGAAGTATATTATGCACACAGAAGAGGTACATACAAAAACATTCCAATCGTTGTACTTGTTAACGGCGGAAGCGCAAGTGCCAGTGAAATAGTCAGCGGAGGTCTTCAGGATCACAGACGTGCGGTAATAGTAGGTGAAAAAACATTCGGAAAAGGAAGTGTTCAGGCCATACTTCCTGTAAACAAAGACGAAGCAATCAGACTTACAGTTGCAAGATATTATCTTCCGAGCGGAAGAACAATACAAGCAAAAGGTGTTACACCTGATATTATTGTTCATCCTGGAAAAGTTGAAGAAGAAAACCTTACAGAAGCCGCAATTAAAGAAGCAAATCTTAAAGCACATTTAAAAGCTGAATTAAATAAAATAGATAAGAAAAAAACAAAAAAAGAAAATAAAAATGTTCAAAAAATTGACGGTGATTTACAATTATTAACCGGAGCAAACATATTAAAAGCATTAATAATAAGTAAAGGAGCAAAATGA